From the genome of Scyliorhinus torazame isolate Kashiwa2021f chromosome 23, sScyTor2.1, whole genome shotgun sequence:
ggttggcagacaggaaacaaagagttggaattaaCGAGTCAGAGATcaccgaatttacagtgcagaaaagagACCATTTGTCCCTTCGGGACTGCACTGGCCGctgcaaagagcacccgactcgcccacgtatctaccctgtccccgtaactctGAAACCGCCACTTAAACTtcttggatattaagggcaatttagcttggtcaatccacctaacctgcacatatttggacattgtgaggaaaccggagcatctggaggaaacgcacgcaaacacacagactccgcacagatagtgacgcagctgggaatcgaacctgggacactggagctgtgaagcaactgtgataaccattgtcggccgtgctgccctaattcctttttcaaatggcaggcagtgactaatggggtaccacagggatcggtgctgggaccccagctgttctttTTATAAATGTATTTACGGTGGGCGTCACTGGTTCGTCCAGCATTTAGTGCCTATTACTAGTTGTTCTCGAAGGCGgtggtgttgccttcttgaactgctgcagttcctgaggtgaagGTACACCCTACAGAATGCTagggttcccacgtatctgctgtttTTGTTCTTCTAGATTGtattggccgtgggtttggaaggtgctgcctaaggaaacttggcgagttcctgcagtgcatcttgtagatggtacacacggctgcgactattcatcggtggtggagggtttgaatgtttgtggaatggggagcaatcaaccgggctgctatgtcctggatggtgttgagctttttcatccaggcaaatggagagtatgccatcacactcctgacttgtgccttgtagatggtggccaggctttgtggagccaggagttcagttcacgctgtaggattcctagcctttgacgtgccttggtagccacagtgtAAATgtagcgagtccagttcagtttctgagcaatggttactcccaggatgttgactgtgggggattcagcgatgacaaTATCTTTCAATGTCAAGGGGCTctggtcagatcctctcttgtaggagatggtcattgcctggcagttgtgtggcgtgaatgtagcttgccacttgtccaaccaaacctggatattgtccaggtcttgctgcatttggacagggactgcttcagtatctgaggagttgcgaatggtgctgaacattgtgcagtcatccgctaacatccccacttctgaccttatgatggaagggaggtcattgatgatgcagctgaagatggttggggccgaggacactcccctgaggaactcctgcagtggtgtcctgtaGCTGagctgactgacctccaaccaccacaaccatcttcctttgtgccgggtatgactccaaccagcggagagttttccccctgattcccattgactccagtttcgctcgggctccctgatgccacactcggtcaaaaacTGTCttaatgtcgagggcagtcactctcccctcacctctgacattcagctctttcgtccatgtttgaaccaaggctgtaatgaggtcaggagctgatgaCGCTGGCAGAGCCAAGAGTGAGTGTCCGTAagctggttattgctgagtaactgctgtttgatagcacttccatcattttgctgatgttgGAGAGAATACTGATAAGGTGGTGCAAacctttcagcacggcctgaaaaAACAAACACTGGGGTCCAGGGAGACCTGCCCAGCGAGATTCGTATTCTGCTACAGGACAACCCCGCAAGCCGGAAGAGACAATCTTCCGCATAGCGGCAGAAATGTGCACCACAGGCACCAAATGCAAGCACAGGGCCTGAAGCCTAATCGCCACGTGGACCATTAgccacgggtgtgagtgcgctgtcagaGGATCCCGCCGCCAGATAATGCAGCTTCTCTCTATCCTCCTCAAAACTGTTGCCATTCTTCCTCTGACGACATCTCCAAATCTTCTGCCGTTTGAAGTTTGGAAGTGAATTAAAAGCGGTGGGTCTCCgtggtatatagaacatagaacatagaacgatacagcgcagtacaggcccttcggcccacgatgttgcaccgaaacaaaagccatctaaccgacactatgccattatcatccatatgcttatccaataaacttttaaatgccctcaatgttggcgagttcactactgttgcaggtggggcattccacggcctcactactctttgcgtaaagaacctacctctgatctctgtcctatatctattacccctcagtttaaagttatgtcccctcgtgccagccatttccatccgcgggagaaagctctcactgtccaccctatctatccctctgatcattttgtatgcctctattaagtctcctcttaaccttcttctctccaacgaaaacaacctcaagtccatcagcctttcctcataagattttccctccataccaggcaacatcctggtaaatctcctctgcacccgctccaaagcctccacgtccttcctataatgcggtgaccagaactgtacgcaatactccaaatgcggccgcaccagagttttgtacagctgcaacatgacctcctgactccggaactcaatccctctaccaataaaggccaacactccataggccttcttcacaaccctatcaacctgggtggcaactttcagggatctatgtacatggacacctaaatccctctgctcatccacacttccaagaattttaccattagccaaatattccgcattcctgttattccttccaaagtgaatcacctcacacttctctacattaagctccatttgccacctctcagcccagctctgcagcttatctatatccctctgtaacctgctacatccttccacactatcgacaacaccaccgactttagtatcgtctgcaaatttactcacccacccttctgcgccttcctctaggtcattgataaaaatgacaaacagcaacggccccagaacagatccttgtggtactccacttgtgactgtactccagtctgaacatttcccatcaaccaccaccctctgtcttctttcagctagccaatttctgatccacatctctaaatcaccctcaatccccagcctccgtgatTCCCAACCTTGATTCCCAATGATCTGTGCTCCCATCCCCACGTTGTCACAATGCCCATGGTCCTCCACTGTGTTTGGGCAAGGAGCAGTAAGCCTGGGTCATCTTCACAAATACCCTGTGTGAGTATTATAAAGGTGAGGAACCGTAAGCTGCTCTGAATGCTTCAGAGTAACCAATGGAGTGTGAACGCATTTCTATCTTTCACAGGTGTCGGTGAAACTTGCAGCTTCCACGATTTGCTGCAAAATTCAGCCATTGGCCCTGGAACGTGAAATAAGTAGACTGGATGTGATCTCTGATGAACCGATGTTCCAGGTGAACATTAATTCCCGAaactgatcatagatcatagatcatagaatttacagtgtagaaggaggccattcggcccatcgagtctgtaccggctcttggaaagagcaccccacccaaggtcaacaccgccaccctatccccataacccagcagccccacccaacactaagggcaattttggacatgatgggcaatttatcacggccaatccacctaacctgcacatctttggactgtgggaggaaaccggagcacccggaggaaacccacgcacacacggggaggatgtgcagactccgcgcagacagtgacccaagccggaatcgaacctgggaccctggagctgtgaagcaattgtgctatccacaaggctaccgtgctgcccacatatttaTTGTTCAATGAACATCGACGTCTCCAGAAATGACGCTGCGATAGGCAACTTTTTCAATGATTCACTGGCTGTGATTATCTGAATAAATACTTATTCCAAACTGTACAGTTGCTCACGGCCTGACCTACCTTCGCTATTTCTTTCCCTTCCTTGCAGCTAACGTAGCAACAATTGTGGTAATTTCAAAGGGGAACTGCGGCCTCTCCAAATGTGTCACTCGCTAtttgctggccatggcagcagctgaCCTGCTGATAGTGAtcttcgacctgatattgagacacattccaattGTTTATGAGCAATTCTTTGATGCTATGATTGGGCTCCACTTGtgcaatatccacgccgtcctgctttatgcagtcactgactgttctgtctggttcaccgtcactttcaccttcgatcgatttgtggccatttgttgcccgaagctgaaaagtaaatattgcagcgagaaaacggcggctgtggttctggggacagtggctgtgctgagctgtctgaagaacattttctggtattttatgtttgaTCCTGGTTATATGCTCGGAAACACACCTTGGTTTTGTGAGGTTTCAATTAAAAAAACGCAATCAATCATCTGGGGAACCGTCGAATTCATCCATTATATTATAACACCAGCgactccatttgtcctgattctgctgctcaatgttctcaccgtcagacacattgtcctgagcagcagggcccgcaggagactccgggctcacagcagtgggcacagtcccagagatccagagatggagagtcggaggaaatccatcattttactcttcattatctcgttGAATTTTGTTTTGTTATGGGCAATATATATGGTATACTTTATAGTTAACCGAATATACGGGTTATTGATTGAACACATACCGCTACCTACATGTGTGCAAGAATTGGGATTCATGCTACAgttgctgagttgctgcacaaacactgtgatTTATGCCATTTCACAGACTAAATTCAGAGAACAGTTGAAGAATATGATGAAATATCCATTCATTCTACTTATGAAGCAAATTAAATGATCATAGAAAGTAAATTAGCTGAGACATCAGACATAAACGTAACTTCATATATTAGCCGGTGAATTCCTGCAGACGCAAAGAGACAGTTACAGTGCTGTTGCCTTTCATTTGGCCTGAACTCCTGATTTAGTCTGAGGTCCCGCTCATGCCCCTGTCTTAGTTCTGCAGATACCATCCGTACTGCCTGGAATACATCACACGGGTTTCTTTTTTCATTAGTTGTACATCACTGTTAGTTTGTGATTTATTGGCAATCCATCATTGCCCTGGGCTCGGAGTTTCGGTCCGACCCTATTTTAACCGCTGCAATCAGCATCACGTCATTATGtcagcagtgctgttaggaagcatgTTTTAGACTTTTACACAGTGAAGGAGAGTAGCCAGAAAAGGTTCACATCAGGACAGGTTGCAGAAAGAACtcaaggtgatgatgttcccaaaaGAGGAAGGAGGTGATTCTGGAGCTGGACAGGactttgttgaggccacagctggagtaatgttcaattctggtctccgcattctcggaaggatgtgattgcactggagggggtgcagaggagattcagcaggatgatgcctggggtggaacattttagCTCTGTTTTCACTGGAGCACAGACGGTTCAAGGGGAACATGATTCAGGTGCAGCAGCTTACGAAGGGCTTGGAGAGGAGGAAAGAAGTCAGCTGATcaacttagttgaagggtcaaatacaacggggcaaaatttgaagctgaaaggcaggaggtttagaggcgaTTTAAAGAAAAATAATTTATCTGAGGGAAGTGAGAATCTGGAGAGCCCTGTCTGGGAGAGTAATTGGTGCAGACAAACTAACCATTCAAAGCACTTGGATGAACACTCGAACTGTcaaaacattcaaagctatgggcccaCTGGGCTGGAGAATTAGTGTCAATTAGAGCAGTTCTGTTGTCAGATCAGCGTTGTTGGGCCGCAGGAGCTCTTTGGTCCGTGGAGGATAATAAATTCT
Proteins encoded in this window:
- the LOC140399691 gene encoding probable G-protein coupled receptor 139, with translation MDTNTRTIDGNLTTTDPSLTAEDWTSPPLARILGGGPVLLSIPIQYLSDGIGWMSVSMQIMYTLQAIEFFYYPILAIAGVFANVATIVVISKGNCGLSKCVTRYLLAMAAADLLIVIFDLILRHIPIVYEQFFDAMIGLHLCNIHAVLLYAVTDCSVWFTVTFTFDRFVAICCPKLKSKYCSEKTAAVVLGTVAVLSCLKNIFWYFMFDPGYMLGNTPWFCEVSIKKTQSIIWGTVEFIHYIITPATPFVLILLLNVLTVRHIVLSSRARRRLRAHSSGHSPRDPEMESRRKSIILLFIISLNFVLLWAIYMVYFIVNRIYGLLIEHIPLPTCVQELGFMLQLLSCCTNTVIYAISQTKFREQLKNMMKYPFILLMKQIK